A part of Trueperaceae bacterium genomic DNA contains:
- a CDS encoding response regulator — translation MTATLVLVVDDEPSMLKVSELALTAAGYAVIAFDDPREALEELRDGLRPDVVVSDVSMPPMDGFEFYGRVREIAELRAVPFLFLTALEDRASMRKGMTLGADDYLTKPVQKDELLEAVNVRLRRVAELRRPVTGKVAARGFGHPMVMREGERLDWDSLKALELLFYLLEHRSGVTTFEVAEALWPGKTESKASSSFHTTLYRLRKVMGGELVESANRRYYLHDKFEIDYDVEAYRRLARRARESGDLRDYQAAGRLYSGHFLAGFDSAWVDNIRLHLQSSHLSLLEAAADLARETGDLAQATMLFQLMTEHEPYSETAWEGLADTWEARGERSRAAEARERFERLMEEG, via the coding sequence GTGACGGCAACACTTGTCCTCGTCGTTGACGACGAACCGTCGATGCTCAAGGTGAGCGAACTGGCGCTGACGGCCGCGGGCTACGCCGTGATCGCCTTCGACGACCCGCGCGAGGCGCTGGAGGAGCTGCGCGACGGCCTCAGGCCCGATGTGGTCGTGTCCGACGTCTCGATGCCGCCCATGGACGGCTTCGAGTTCTACGGCCGCGTCCGCGAGATTGCCGAGCTGCGCGCCGTCCCGTTCCTGTTCCTCACGGCCCTCGAGGACCGCGCCTCCATGCGCAAGGGCATGACGCTCGGCGCCGACGACTACCTCACCAAGCCCGTGCAGAAGGACGAGCTCCTCGAGGCCGTCAACGTTCGCCTCAGGCGCGTGGCGGAGCTGCGGCGCCCCGTCACCGGCAAGGTCGCCGCCCGCGGCTTCGGGCACCCCATGGTCATGCGGGAGGGAGAGCGGCTCGATTGGGACTCGCTCAAGGCCCTCGAGCTCCTCTTCTACCTGCTGGAGCACCGTTCGGGCGTCACCACGTTCGAGGTCGCCGAGGCGCTGTGGCCCGGCAAGACCGAGTCGAAGGCGTCGAGCAGCTTCCACACCACCCTCTACCGGCTGCGCAAGGTGATGGGAGGCGAGCTGGTGGAGAGCGCCAACCGCCGCTACTACCTGCACGACAAGTTCGAGATCGACTACGACGTTGAGGCCTACCGGCGACTGGCGCGTCGCGCCCGCGAATCCGGCGACCTGCGCGACTACCAGGCGGCCGGGAGGCTCTATTCCGGGCACTTCCTCGCGGGCTTCGACTCGGCCTGGGTCGACAACATCAGGCTGCACCTGCAATCCTCGCACCTGTCGCTGCTCGAGGCGGCGGCCGACCTGGCGCGCGAGACGGGCGACCTGGCGCAGGCGACCATGCTGTTCCAGTTGATGACCGAGCACGAGCCGTATAGCGAGACCGCCTGGGAGGGACTCGCGGACACCTGGGAGGCGCGGGGCGAGCGCTCCCGCGCCGCCGAGGCGCGCGAGCGCTTCGAGCGCCTCATGGAAGAGGGCTGA
- a CDS encoding enoyl-ACP reductase: MYSIDLSGKTGLVMGVANQRSLAWAIAQPLAQAGARLAFSYQADRLRPTLEKLTEGLVSPLLLECDVGDDAALDAMFGAVEAEFGRLDYLVHALAFAPGATFENPFVETSRQDWQTAMDVSAYSLVAAARRAAPLMTGGGSMVTLSYLAAERVVPHYNMMGVAKAALEASVRYLAYDLGPRGVRVNAISAGAVRTIAARSIAGFADLYSQAGEMSMLKRNITQEEVGGLGMSLLVEQLGGGITGETVYVDAGFHAIGLFLPQAKSQ, from the coding sequence ATGTACAGCATCGACCTCAGCGGCAAGACCGGCCTCGTCATGGGGGTCGCCAACCAGCGCTCGCTGGCCTGGGCCATCGCGCAACCGCTCGCGCAGGCCGGTGCCCGCCTCGCGTTCAGCTACCAGGCGGACCGCCTGCGCCCCACCCTGGAGAAGCTGACGGAGGGGTTGGTGTCGCCGCTGCTGCTCGAGTGCGACGTGGGCGACGACGCTGCGCTCGACGCCATGTTCGGCGCCGTCGAGGCGGAGTTCGGCCGGCTCGACTACCTCGTGCACGCGCTGGCGTTCGCGCCGGGCGCCACCTTCGAGAACCCGTTCGTGGAGACCTCGCGGCAGGACTGGCAGACCGCCATGGACGTGAGCGCCTACTCGCTCGTGGCGGCCGCCCGGCGCGCCGCCCCCTTGATGACGGGCGGTGGCAGCATGGTCACGCTCAGCTACCTGGCGGCCGAGCGCGTGGTGCCGCACTACAACATGATGGGCGTGGCCAAGGCGGCTCTCGAGGCCAGCGTGCGCTACCTCGCGTACGACCTTGGCCCCCGCGGCGTGCGCGTGAACGCCATCTCGGCGGGCGCCGTCAGGACCATCGCGGCGCGCTCCATCGCCGGCTTCGCGGACCTCTACTCCCAGGCGGGTGAGATGTCGATGCTCAAGCGGAACATCACCCAGGAGGAGGTCGGCGGCCTCGGCATGTCGCTGCTGGTGGAGCAGCTCGGCGGCGGCATCACCGGCGAGACCGTCTACGTGGACGCGGGCTTCCACGCCATCGGGCTGTTCCTGCCGCAGGCGAAGAGCCAGTAG
- a CDS encoding glycosyltransferase, which yields MTRPAISVVVPTHDRRSLLERKLRALEGEEASFEVVVVADGCTDGTERFLARYQPGYPLSWATTPGRHAAHARNKGARMARGSVLLFSDDDMIPRPGWLARNLALHELPDRVGVSRQVLPPHLSRGATLGRVNGWWNAVGGSLSMRAELFAAVGGYDDSFDGYGGEDADLGYRLKGAGAEFRFLPDAVVEHWDEDRAADLEAKARAAGAAHVRVWRKHGRPEVAWALGVHPALLGAKRLLLAKSFRLLWGDERYRYEAAYAAGAREALREGA from the coding sequence GTGACGCGTCCCGCCATCTCGGTCGTGGTGCCCACCCACGACCGGCGTTCGCTCCTCGAACGGAAGCTCCGGGCGCTCGAGGGGGAGGAGGCGTCGTTCGAGGTCGTCGTCGTGGCCGACGGCTGCACCGACGGCACCGAGCGCTTCCTCGCCCGCTACCAGCCCGGCTACCCCCTGTCGTGGGCCACCACGCCCGGGCGGCACGCCGCGCACGCCCGCAACAAGGGGGCGCGCATGGCGCGCGGGTCGGTGCTGCTCTTCAGCGACGACGACATGATCCCCAGGCCCGGCTGGTTGGCTCGCAACCTCGCCCTGCATGAGCTCCCCGACCGGGTCGGCGTGAGCCGGCAGGTGCTGCCGCCGCACCTGAGCCGCGGCGCCACCCTGGGGCGCGTCAACGGCTGGTGGAACGCCGTGGGCGGGTCGTTGAGCATGCGCGCCGAGCTGTTCGCAGCCGTGGGCGGCTACGACGACTCGTTCGACGGTTACGGCGGCGAGGACGCCGACCTCGGCTACCGGCTGAAGGGGGCAGGAGCCGAGTTCAGGTTCCTGCCGGACGCCGTGGTGGAGCACTGGGACGAGGATCGCGCCGCCGACCTTGAGGCCAAGGCCCGCGCGGCGGGCGCCGCGCACGTGCGCGTGTGGCGCAAGCACGGCCGCCCGGAGGTGGCGTGGGCGCTGGGCGTGCACCCCGCCCTCCTGGGAGCGAAGCGGCTCCTGCTCGCCAAGTCGTTCAGGTTGCTGTGGGGCGACGAACGTTATCGCTACGAGGCCGCGTACGCCGCCGGCGCGCGCGAGGCGCTCAGGGAAGGTGCTTGA
- a CDS encoding SDR family oxidoreductase has protein sequence MTGSAKGIGKAIVLALAADGFDVVVHYRRSRAEAEAVAAAAAALGAHAVALAADVTVEAEARGLVDAAHGLHGRLDVLVNNVGDYHHGPLADLSAEVWHHMLASNLHSTFYTCQRAVPYLRLAPRGGRIVNIGYAGAELLKARPGIAAYGIAKTGVILYSKALALSEAAAGVTVNVVSPGVIENSVSAPKQELPMARVGRLDEVVAAVRYFLSPAADYVTGTTLEVAGAWNV, from the coding sequence GTGACGGGGTCCGCCAAGGGGATCGGCAAGGCCATCGTGCTGGCGTTGGCGGCCGACGGCTTCGACGTGGTGGTGCACTACCGCCGCAGCCGCGCGGAGGCGGAGGCGGTGGCCGCGGCGGCGGCGGCGCTCGGCGCTCACGCCGTGGCGCTGGCGGCAGACGTGACGGTGGAGGCGGAGGCCCGCGGCCTCGTCGACGCCGCCCACGGCCTGCACGGCCGCCTCGACGTGCTCGTCAACAACGTCGGCGACTACCACCACGGGCCGCTGGCGGACCTCTCGGCGGAGGTCTGGCACCACATGCTCGCCAGCAACCTGCACTCCACCTTCTACACCTGCCAGCGGGCCGTGCCGTACCTTCGCCTGGCGCCGCGCGGCGGGCGCATCGTAAACATCGGTTATGCCGGCGCCGAGCTCCTGAAGGCGCGGCCCGGGATAGCCGCCTACGGCATCGCCAAGACCGGCGTCATCCTCTACTCGAAGGCGTTGGCGTTGTCGGAGGCGGCCGCCGGGGTGACCGTCAACGTGGTGAGCCCGGGCGTCATCGAGAACAGCGTCTCCGCCCCCAAGCAGGAGCTGCCCATGGCCCGGGTCGGCCGCCTCGACGAGGTCGTGGCGGCCGTGAGGTACTTCCTGAGCCCGGCCGCCGACTACGTCACCGGCACCACCCTCGAGGTGGCCGGCGCTTGGAACGTGTGA
- a CDS encoding aminodeoxychorismate/anthranilate synthase component II produces the protein MAGPDAATVLVVDNYDSFTYNIVQYLRELGAEVVVWRNDAFGVAQVTELAPDGVVISPGPCTPAQAGVSLELVRRLGPDLPMLGVCLGHQVIGEAYGARVVRAERLVHGKTARIDNDGTGVFAGLPPSLTATRYHSLVVVDLPESLVANAWTTEPAEGGRVVMGVRHARHPVWGVQFHPESILTENGREMFANFLAFARGRAGVAAG, from the coding sequence ATGGCCGGCCCTGACGCCGCCACGGTGTTGGTGGTCGACAACTACGACTCGTTCACCTACAACATCGTGCAGTACCTCCGCGAGCTGGGGGCCGAGGTCGTCGTCTGGCGCAACGACGCCTTCGGCGTCGCGCAGGTGACCGAGCTGGCGCCCGACGGGGTCGTCATCTCGCCCGGCCCGTGCACCCCGGCGCAGGCCGGCGTGTCGCTCGAGCTCGTGAGGCGCCTCGGCCCCGACCTCCCCATGCTGGGCGTATGCCTCGGGCACCAGGTGATAGGCGAGGCGTACGGCGCCCGCGTGGTGCGGGCCGAGCGGCTGGTGCACGGCAAGACGGCGCGCATCGACAACGACGGCACCGGCGTGTTCGCCGGCCTGCCGCCGAGCCTGACGGCCACCAGGTACCACTCCCTCGTCGTGGTCGACCTGCCGGAGTCGCTGGTGGCCAACGCCTGGACCACCGAGCCGGCCGAGGGCGGCCGCGTGGTCATGGGCGTCCGCCACGCTCGGCACCCCGTGTGGGGCGTGCAGTTCCACCCGGAGAGCATCCTGACCGAGAACGGGCGAGAGATGTTCGCCAACTTCCTCGCCTTCGCGCGAGGGCGCGCGGGGGTCGCGGCGGGGTGA
- a CDS encoding CDP-alcohol phosphatidyltransferase family protein, whose product MRAAAKPRPRREAVMLLVQPLADRVVARLATTRVAPWQVVLSHTLLGFVAAFLVAGAAPAGWRWAAALLQLKTVLDNVDGGLARATGRVTEFGRYLDTVCDLLVNVALFWALARHGPWLGSAAGCVALTVALSADFNAERLHREAHAPPRGATPAVPPGAWPWALSLVRGFYRVVLAPQDRALAALDRRLFALAAGRAWDGADAGERRRWADVFSTGALVNLGLSTQYLALGVALWLGMPYAWVVLSWLLVPYLLVVQAARVARYRRAARAA is encoded by the coding sequence ATGCGGGCGGCCGCCAAGCCCAGGCCTCGACGCGAGGCGGTGATGCTCCTGGTGCAGCCCCTCGCCGACCGCGTCGTGGCGCGCCTCGCCACCACCCGCGTGGCTCCCTGGCAGGTGGTGCTCTCTCACACCCTCCTCGGCTTCGTTGCCGCGTTCCTGGTCGCGGGCGCGGCGCCCGCCGGTTGGCGCTGGGCGGCGGCGCTCCTCCAGTTGAAGACCGTCCTCGACAACGTGGACGGCGGCCTGGCGCGGGCAACGGGGCGCGTCACCGAGTTCGGCCGCTACCTCGACACCGTGTGCGACCTGCTCGTGAACGTTGCTCTCTTCTGGGCGCTCGCGCGGCACGGCCCGTGGCTCGGGTCGGCGGCGGGCTGCGTTGCCCTCACGGTGGCGCTCTCGGCCGACTTCAACGCCGAGCGCTTGCACCGCGAGGCGCACGCGCCGCCCCGTGGCGCCACGCCGGCCGTGCCGCCCGGCGCGTGGCCGTGGGCGCTGTCGCTCGTGCGGGGGTTCTACCGGGTCGTGCTGGCGCCGCAGGACCGGGCCCTGGCGGCCCTCGACCGGCGCCTCTTCGCGCTCGCGGCGGGGCGGGCGTGGGACGGCGCCGACGCGGGCGAGCGCCGCCGTTGGGCGGACGTCTTCTCCACCGGCGCGCTCGTCAACCTCGGCCTGAGCACCCAGTACCTGGCGCTTGGCGTCGCCCTCTGGCTGGGCATGCCTTACGCTTGGGTCGTGCTGAGCTGGCTCCTCGTCCCCTACCTGCTGGTCGTCCAGGCCGCGCGCGTGGCGCGCTACCGCCGGGCGGCGCGGGCCGCGTGA
- the trpE gene encoding anthranilate synthase component I, producing MQDKHSGAPPLAASPLVRPVYREVLADLETPLTAYLKIAGHPSFLLESVEQGERVARYSFIGTGQRRRIESRGAAMTVTTSEGATTFESSDPLKALWDLVVRGSEAAPGLPAFWTGAVGYAAYDLVRRYERLPDANPDLIGAPDLLFVEPELVVVFDHLKRKLFIIAPAAVGDAADEARARALVDAAYDRLRGPLPGVPGDRAGRVTEFESSVTREEYMAAVARAVEYIHAGDAFQVVPSLRLSADLAAHPFAIYRALRTVNPSPYLGYLDLGGITLVSSSPESLIRSDGVRVETLPIAGTRPRGADAAEDARLAAELLADEKERAEHVMLVDLGRNDLGRVCAPGSVEVTDLMRVERYSHVMHIVSQVEGRLEVGRTPLDALAATLPMGTASGAPKVRAMEIIDELETVRRGPYAGAFGYLAPSGAMDMALTLRTVVIKDGRMHLQAGAGVVADSDPATEWQECMNKLAALRRAVEMATAGLA from the coding sequence ATGCAGGACAAGCACAGCGGCGCGCCGCCCCTGGCGGCGTCGCCACTAGTACGGCCCGTCTACCGCGAGGTGCTCGCGGACCTCGAGACGCCGCTCACCGCCTACCTGAAGATCGCCGGGCACCCGTCGTTCCTGCTCGAGAGCGTCGAGCAGGGCGAGCGGGTCGCGCGCTACTCCTTCATCGGCACGGGTCAGCGCAGGCGCATCGAGTCGCGCGGCGCCGCCATGACCGTCACGACGTCCGAGGGCGCCACCACCTTCGAGTCGAGCGACCCGCTGAAGGCCCTGTGGGACCTCGTGGTGCGGGGGAGCGAGGCCGCGCCGGGCCTGCCCGCCTTCTGGACGGGCGCCGTCGGTTACGCCGCCTACGACCTCGTCAGGCGCTACGAGCGGCTGCCCGACGCCAACCCGGACCTGATCGGCGCGCCAGACCTGCTGTTCGTGGAACCCGAGCTGGTGGTGGTCTTCGATCACCTGAAGCGCAAGCTGTTCATCATCGCGCCGGCCGCGGTCGGCGACGCGGCGGACGAAGCGCGGGCCCGCGCGCTCGTGGACGCCGCCTACGACCGGTTGCGCGGCCCGCTGCCTGGCGTGCCCGGCGACCGCGCCGGGCGCGTCACGGAGTTCGAGTCGAGCGTCACGCGCGAGGAGTACATGGCCGCCGTCGCGCGCGCCGTCGAGTACATCCACGCCGGCGACGCCTTCCAGGTCGTGCCTAGCCTCCGCCTCTCCGCCGACCTGGCCGCGCACCCGTTCGCCATCTACCGCGCCCTCCGCACCGTCAACCCGAGCCCCTACCTCGGCTACCTCGACCTGGGCGGGATCACCCTCGTCTCGAGCAGCCCCGAGAGCCTGATCCGTTCGGACGGCGTGCGCGTCGAGACCCTGCCCATCGCCGGCACGCGCCCGCGCGGCGCGGACGCGGCCGAGGACGCGCGCCTGGCGGCGGAGCTGCTGGCCGACGAGAAGGAGCGCGCCGAGCACGTCATGCTGGTCGACCTCGGCCGCAACGACCTCGGCCGCGTCTGCGCCCCCGGCAGCGTGGAGGTCACCGACCTGATGCGCGTGGAGCGCTACAGCCACGTCATGCACATCGTGTCGCAGGTCGAGGGGCGGCTGGAGGTCGGCCGCACCCCCCTCGACGCGCTCGCGGCCACGCTCCCGATGGGCACCGCCTCCGGCGCCCCTAAGGTGCGGGCGATGGAGATCATCGACGAGCTCGAGACCGTGCGCCGCGGTCCCTACGCCGGGGCGTTCGGCTACCTTGCGCCCAGCGGCGCCATGGACATGGCCCTCACGCTGAGGACGGTCGTCATCAAGGACGGGCGCATGCACCTGCAGGCCGGCGCGGGCGTGGTGGCCGACTCCGACCCGGCGACCGAGTGGCAGGAGTGCATGAACAAGCTCGCCGCCCTGCGGCGGGCGGTCGAGATGGCCACGGCGGGCCTCGCCTGA
- the polA gene encoding DNA polymerase I, translating into MFGSEQPAPPGAARRLVLVDGHGLAYRAYFAIRELSTSGGRPTNAVFGFVRALLELLKGLAPTDSLVVAFDAPARTFRKERYEEYKAQRAPTPEDFPLQLNSIKALVDLLGVTRVEEPGLEADDLIGSLATGAAAAGWSVDIVTADRDALQLVTDNVTVVSPDGKQRMTRAGVTEKYGVTPEQWVDYRALTGDASDNIPGVKGIGPVAARNLLTRYGDLDGVLANLDDLPSTSQANAIRASLGDLELSRELSRIVTTAPVDLEFTAAADRRVKRAELTAALRELEFGSILHELGLVERVPFRTGPWSEVRAAAHRAATWSYGYRLDDARPTAARVVDLALAVEAGEEGDGHLVAAAPLPPGGDLTPHVAGAVNAPDAKALVVAARMAGVEAVPGDDPLLMAYLLDSVGASAETLARRLGAGEWGTTAREHAVVGAELLRIMSDRLRGSQRQVYDRIERPLQAVLADMEVAGIALDTELLERLSAEAAAELAALEERLQAIAGDAAFNVASRDQVAWLLFEKLGLTSGHRTATGKQSTALSAIEPLRGQHEAVDLVLEHREIAKLKGTYLDPLPALADARGRVHTTFEQAVVATGRLSSVNPNLQNVPVRTARGREVRRAFVAGPGHLLLVADYSQIELRMLAHIADEPALIEAFQAGEDIHRSTAAGVYGVEPGSVTSDMRRVAKVINFGVLYGMSAQRLSRELEIGYDRADAFIKTYFQRYPKVRAYIDDTLAAARETGYVETIMGRRRAVPDLLSPNRSVRDAAERVAYNMPIQGSAADVMKLAMLELAEALTARRGRLLLQVHDEIVAEVPEDDAESAAAEVKGIMAGVVELKVPLEAAVGLGRNWLDAK; encoded by the coding sequence CTGTTCGGCTCGGAGCAGCCGGCGCCTCCTGGCGCCGCGCGGCGCCTGGTGCTCGTCGACGGGCACGGTCTCGCCTACCGGGCATACTTCGCCATCCGCGAGCTGTCGACCTCCGGCGGCAGGCCGACCAACGCCGTGTTCGGCTTCGTTCGCGCGCTGCTGGAGCTACTGAAGGGCCTCGCCCCGACCGACAGCCTCGTGGTCGCCTTCGACGCGCCCGCGCGCACGTTCCGCAAGGAGCGCTACGAGGAGTACAAGGCGCAGCGCGCCCCGACCCCCGAGGACTTCCCCCTGCAACTCAACTCGATCAAGGCGTTGGTCGACCTGCTGGGAGTCACGCGGGTCGAGGAACCGGGCCTGGAAGCCGACGACCTGATCGGTTCCCTGGCGACGGGCGCGGCCGCGGCGGGGTGGTCGGTGGACATCGTCACCGCCGACCGCGACGCCCTGCAACTCGTTACCGACAACGTGACCGTCGTCAGCCCCGACGGCAAGCAGCGCATGACGCGCGCCGGCGTCACGGAGAAGTACGGCGTGACGCCGGAGCAGTGGGTCGACTACCGGGCCCTGACGGGTGACGCGTCCGACAACATCCCCGGCGTCAAGGGCATCGGTCCCGTCGCGGCGCGCAACCTCCTCACGCGCTACGGGGACCTGGACGGTGTCCTGGCCAACCTCGACGACCTGCCGAGCACGTCGCAGGCGAACGCCATCCGCGCCTCCCTGGGCGACCTCGAGCTCTCGCGTGAGCTCTCGCGCATCGTCACGACCGCCCCGGTCGACCTCGAGTTCACTGCGGCTGCCGACCGGCGCGTGAAGCGCGCCGAGCTCACGGCCGCGTTGCGGGAGCTGGAGTTCGGGAGCATCCTCCACGAGCTCGGGCTGGTGGAGCGCGTGCCGTTCAGGACCGGGCCGTGGTCCGAGGTGCGCGCCGCCGCCCACCGCGCGGCCACCTGGTCGTACGGTTACCGCCTCGACGACGCGCGGCCCACCGCCGCGCGCGTGGTGGACCTCGCCCTGGCGGTCGAGGCGGGCGAGGAGGGCGACGGCCACCTGGTGGCGGCCGCGCCCCTCCCACCGGGCGGCGACCTGACCCCCCACGTTGCAGGCGCGGTCAACGCGCCCGACGCCAAGGCCCTCGTGGTGGCGGCGCGCATGGCCGGCGTCGAAGCCGTGCCGGGCGACGACCCGCTCCTGATGGCCTACCTCCTCGACTCGGTCGGGGCGAGCGCCGAGACGTTGGCCAGGCGCCTCGGCGCAGGCGAGTGGGGAACCACCGCCCGCGAGCACGCCGTGGTGGGCGCCGAGCTGCTGCGCATCATGAGCGACAGGCTCAGGGGCTCGCAGCGCCAGGTGTACGACCGTATCGAACGGCCGCTGCAGGCGGTGCTCGCCGACATGGAGGTGGCCGGCATCGCGCTCGACACGGAGCTCCTCGAGCGCCTGTCGGCCGAGGCGGCGGCGGAGCTGGCCGCCCTGGAGGAGCGCCTGCAGGCCATCGCCGGCGACGCCGCATTCAACGTCGCCTCGCGCGATCAGGTGGCGTGGCTCTTGTTCGAGAAGCTGGGGTTGACCTCGGGCCACCGCACGGCCACGGGCAAGCAGAGCACGGCGCTCTCCGCCATCGAGCCGCTGCGCGGCCAGCATGAGGCCGTCGACCTCGTGCTCGAGCACCGCGAGATCGCCAAGCTCAAGGGCACGTACCTCGACCCCCTGCCGGCGTTGGCCGACGCCCGCGGCCGCGTGCACACGACGTTCGAGCAGGCGGTCGTGGCCACCGGCCGCCTCTCCAGCGTGAACCCGAACCTCCAGAACGTGCCGGTGCGCACGGCGCGCGGGCGGGAGGTGCGCAGGGCGTTCGTGGCCGGACCCGGTCACCTGCTCCTCGTGGCCGACTACTCGCAGATCGAGCTGCGCATGCTCGCGCACATCGCCGACGAGCCCGCCCTGATCGAGGCGTTCCAGGCCGGCGAGGACATCCACCGCAGCACCGCCGCCGGCGTGTACGGCGTGGAGCCGGGCAGCGTGACGAGCGACATGCGGCGCGTGGCCAAGGTCATCAACTTCGGCGTGCTGTACGGCATGTCCGCGCAGCGACTCAGCCGCGAGCTCGAGATCGGCTACGACCGCGCGGACGCCTTCATCAAGACCTACTTCCAGCGCTACCCCAAGGTCAGGGCCTACATCGACGACACGCTGGCCGCCGCCCGCGAGACGGGTTACGTGGAGACGATCATGGGCAGGCGCCGCGCGGTGCCGGACCTGCTCAGCCCCAACCGCAGCGTGCGCGACGCGGCAGAACGCGTTGCCTACAACATGCCCATCCAGGGCAGCGCCGCCGACGTCATGAAGCTCGCCATGCTCGAGTTGGCGGAGGCGCTTACTGCCCGCCGCGGACGCCTGCTGTTGCAGGTGCACGACGAGATCGTGGCCGAGGTCCCGGAGGACGACGCGGAGAGCGCCGCCGCCGAGGTCAAGGGCATCATGGCCGGCGTGGTGGAGCTCAAGGTGCCGCTCGAGGCGGCCGTCGGCCTGGGCCGCAACTGGCTCGACGCCAAGTAG
- the glmM gene encoding phosphoglucosamine mutase, whose amino-acid sequence MFARRYFGTDGVRGVAGVHPMTATFALRLGMAVGETVHPTGGGAPHVLIGMDTRRSGLMLAHAAAAGLTSRGVHVTWLGVLPTPGVSFLTRALGADAGLMVSASHNPFLDNGLKLFDRNGEKLSDEIEAEIEQVVDRLGTAGDDLPTVSGSSIGSVTVARPWDAAGPTAGADASVINLYVKHLLDNAPYLDGMRVVVDCAHGASHLIAPQLFAKLGARLEVLNAAPDGVNINVACGSTHPEALVEHVVDGGFDVGITFDGDADRALLIDAKGRVVTGDHMLAIAAMSRGEKGLVATQMSNMGTENYLRERGVTMHRAKVGDRYVFEELKRRDLTLGGEQSGHLLFLDKAPTGDGMLTALIALSAVRKSGKPLEAWMDEIPVYPQLLKNVKVPPGARDHVAADPGVVAAVDAAEAELAGTGRVLLRPSGTEPLVRVMVEGADPEQVARLTDQVAAAVAGAAERATQT is encoded by the coding sequence ATGTTCGCAAGGCGCTACTTCGGCACTGATGGCGTTCGGGGCGTGGCGGGCGTCCATCCGATGACCGCCACGTTCGCGCTCCGCCTGGGGATGGCCGTGGGCGAGACCGTCCACCCGACGGGCGGCGGCGCGCCGCACGTGCTCATCGGGATGGACACGCGCCGTTCCGGCCTGATGCTGGCGCACGCCGCCGCCGCCGGCCTGACCTCGCGCGGGGTCCACGTGACGTGGCTGGGCGTGCTCCCCACCCCCGGCGTGTCGTTCCTGACGCGCGCGCTTGGCGCCGACGCCGGCCTCATGGTGTCGGCGAGCCACAACCCGTTCCTCGACAACGGCCTCAAGCTCTTCGACCGCAACGGCGAGAAGCTCTCCGACGAGATCGAGGCGGAGATCGAGCAGGTCGTCGACCGCCTCGGCACGGCCGGCGACGACCTGCCCACCGTCTCGGGCAGCAGCATCGGCAGCGTCACGGTGGCCCGACCCTGGGACGCGGCCGGCCCGACGGCGGGGGCCGACGCGAGCGTCATCAACCTCTACGTGAAGCACCTGCTCGACAACGCTCCGTACCTCGACGGCATGCGCGTCGTGGTCGACTGCGCTCACGGCGCCAGCCACCTCATCGCGCCACAACTCTTCGCCAAGCTCGGCGCCCGCCTCGAGGTCCTCAACGCCGCTCCCGACGGGGTCAACATCAACGTGGCGTGCGGCTCGACCCACCCCGAGGCCCTCGTCGAACACGTGGTGGACGGCGGCTTCGACGTCGGCATCACCTTCGACGGCGACGCCGACCGCGCCCTCCTGATCGACGCCAAGGGCCGCGTCGTGACGGGCGACCACATGCTCGCCATCGCCGCCATGTCGCGGGGCGAGAAGGGCCTGGTGGCCACGCAGATGAGCAACATGGGCACCGAGAACTACCTGCGGGAGCGCGGCGTGACCATGCACCGCGCCAAGGTCGGCGACCGCTACGTGTTCGAGGAGCTCAAGCGCCGCGACCTCACCTTGGGCGGCGAGCAGTCGGGACATCTCCTCTTCCTCGACAAGGCCCCCACGGGCGACGGCATGCTCACCGCGTTGATCGCCCTCTCCGCCGTGCGGAAATCCGGCAAGCCGCTAGAGGCGTGGATGGACGAGATCCCCGTCTACCCGCAACTACTCAAGAACGTGAAGGTGCCGCCCGGCGCGCGCGACCACGTGGCAGCCGACCCCGGCGTGGTGGCGGCCGTCGACGCCGCCGAGGCGGAACTGGCGGGCACCGGTCGTGTGTTGCTTAGACCCAGCGGCAC